Within Gemmatimonadaceae bacterium, the genomic segment CATCGGCTCCAAGGTCATTGCGCGCACCACGGTGAAACCGCTGCGCAAGAACGTGCTCGCCAAGTGCTACGGCGGCGACGTGACGCGCAAGCGCAAGCTCCTCGAGAAGCAGAAGGAAGGAAAGAAGCGGATGAAGCAGGTCGGCTCGGTCGAGATTCCGCAGGAGGCGTTCCTGGCGGTGCTGCAGGTGGAGTGATTTCCGCCCAACGGTGACCACCTCCCTCGTCATCCAAACTTCGTTCCTCGGCGATACGGTGCTCACTACGCCGCTGATCGCCGAGCTCGCCCGACGCGGCCCCGTGGACGTGGTCGCCACGCGCGCGTCGGCGCCGCTGCTGGCGCACGACCCATCCGTTAGGCAGATCATCGTCTTCGACAAGACGGGCGCCGACAGCGGCCCGGCCGGCCTCGCGAGAACCGCGGCCCGCATCCGCGCCGCGTGGCGCGAGCGCGATGAACACCCGCGCGATGCGCACGCCTATCTCGCCCAGGGCTCGCTTCGCACCGCCGCGCTCGCCGCGCTCGCACGCGTCCCGTCGCGCACCGGCTTCAATGACGCCGCTGGTCGCCTGCTCTACACCGAGCGCGTTCGTCGACGCACCGCTGACCACCACGCCGTGCGGCTCCTCGCTCTCGCCGGCGGTGCCGCCGCCTCGGCCACGCCGCGACTCTTCCCAGACGATGACGACCGGCGCGCCGTAGACACGCTGTTGGGCGCACCCGGCTCCGATCGCCCGATCGTCGCCCTCGCACCCGGCAGCATCTGGGGCACGAAACGATGGCCGTACTATCGCGAGCTCGCCGAGCGACTCGCTCCACGCTTCCGTATCGCGGTCATCGGCGGCGCCGACGACGCGGATATCGCGCGC encodes:
- a CDS encoding glycosyltransferase family 9 protein; protein product: MTTSLVIQTSFLGDTVLTTPLIAELARRGPVDVVATRASAPLLAHDPSVRQIIVFDKTGADSGPAGLARTAARIRAAWRERDEHPRDAHAYLAQGSLRTAALAALARVPSRTGFNDAAGRLLYTERVRRRTADHHAVRLLALAGGAAASATPRLFPDDDDRRAVDTLLGAPGSDRPIVALAPGSIWGTKRWPYYRELAERLAPRFRIAVIGGADDADIARGLIDVAGPQVADATGRLSILASAELIRRAILLVTNDSLPQHLASAVGTPTITIFGPTVPEFGFGPLAPHSMTLGVETLPCRPCHHHGPRVCPLGHWRCMKDLDVDRVDAAIAVLTAGSAR